CCGCGTAGCCGAGGCTCTCCGCGAAGCGGGGCTCGTCGGGCACGCGGTGCGTCTGGTAGCCCGTCCACACGTGCACGCGGTGCTCGACGCGCCGGAGCAGCGCCCAGCCGTCGGCGAGCGTCTCCGCCTCGCGGTCGCTGACCAGGCCCGCGCCGCGCAGGCGCCAGAGCGCCTCGAGCGTGCCGGCCACCTGCAGCTCCGTGTGTCGCCCACCCCAGACGAGCTGCAGGGTCTGCACGAAGAACTCCGCCTCGCGGATCCCGCCCTTTCCGAGCTTCACGTCGCGCTCTTCGTCGACCCGGAGCTCCCGCCTCGAGCGCAGGAGCATCTCGTGCATCGCCTCGGCCAGGCTCGGGTCGACGGCGCGGCGGAAGATGAAGGGGCGCAGCGTCTCCAGGAGTTGCGCGCCGAAGCGGCGGTCGCCCGCGATGGCGCGGGCCCGGAGCAGCGCCGCGCGCTCCCACGTCCGGCCCCACGACTCGTAGTAGCGCTCCGCGCTCGCCAGCGAGTTGACGAGCGGCCCGCGCGTGCCCTCCGGGCGCAGGCGCAGGTCCACGCGGAAGCAGAAGCCGTCTTCGGTGACCTCGCCGATCATCTCGGTGCAGCGCTTGGCCACGCGCGCGTAGAGCTCGTTCACCGTCAGCTCGCCGCCCTCGACCTCCGCGTCGTCGGTCTCGTAGAAGAAGCAGAGGTCGACGTCGCTCCCCAGGTTGAGCTCGAGCCCGCCGAGCTTGCCCATCCCGAGCACCGTCAGCGGGACGACGACCTCTGCGCCCGCTCCGTCCCGGGTCAGGGCGCGACCGTGGCGCGCGGTCTCGGTGCGGGTGGCGTGGTCGAGCGCGGCGTCGATGACGACCGCGGCCAGCCAGGCCATCTCCGCGCTCGTCTGCTCCACGTCGGCCACCCGGCGGATCTCCCGCAGGGCGATGCGCACGATCGCGCGATGTCGGAAGCGGCGCAGGGCGCGGCGGACCTCGGCCGAGTCGCCGTCCCGTCCGCTCAGGGCCCGGGCGAGCGACGCGCCCAGGGTCTCGCGATCACTCCCGTGCTCGATGGGCCGGGCGAGCACGTCCGGGATGATGGAGGGATCGCTCCGAACCAGGCCCAGCAGGGAGGGGGCGTGGTCCGCGAGCCACGCGACCGCGTCCGCCTGCCCGGTGTTCGACGCGTCGCCGCCGCGTTCGGCGTAGACCGCGAGGGCGTCTTCGGCTTCGGGGCTCCGAGGCATGGCTGCCGACCAGCGTAGCCGGGGAGGCGTACCCAGCTCAGCGAAATTTCTCCGGAAACGCTGCGAGCGACCGCACGGGCGCCCGCGCCGTCCGGACGCTCCACGGAGTGTCCGCTCGCTCGGTTGACGGGTCCAGACCCGTAGAGTACAACCCCGCGGCCCCGAGGCCCGGCCCCCCTGGTCGGCGCCTCGCGCGTGGGAATGACGCGCCTCTCTCGGGGGTACAGCGAGCCGCGAAGACGGCCGCAGGCTCGGCGCGAACATCGCCGAAGGAAGCGTTTCCAAGTGCTCCTGACCATTCTCGAGTTTCTCTGGTGGCTCCAGCCCGCCGCCTCCTCCGGCGGAGGGGGTGGGGGTGGTGGCGGCGGCGGAGGCGGCGGCGCAGCCAGCGGCCTCGGCGCCAACGGCTGCGCGATGAACGCCGGCCTCTTCGCCCTGGTCATGGTCTTCTTCTACTTCTTCCTCATCCGTCCGGAGCAGAAGCGCCGGAAGGAGCACGAGGAGATGCTCTCGGCCATCGTGAAGGGCACCGAAGTGCGCACGACCGGGGGGCTGCTCGGGACCGTCGTCACCGTGGGCGACGATCACGTCATTCTGCAGATCGCCGACAAGACGCGGGTCAACGTTCTGCGCTCGAACATCCAGACTGTTGAGTCGCTGCGCCAGGCCGAGGCGGCCAAGGGCGGCGGCAAGTCCAAAGACGAGAAGGACGGGTCCAAAGAAGAGGCCCGGGACTGAATCATGGACAGGGGTTGGTACTTCCGATTCGGCCTCGTGCTGGTCGCGCTGGTCGGATCCTGGTTCGTGATGTGGCCGACGCTGCATCACAACGGATGGCTAGAGGCGCCGGACTGGGTGATCGACAACGTCGACCACCGCATCACGCCTGGCCTGGACATTCAGGGCGGCCTGCGCCTCATGTACACCGTCGACATGGACGCGGCGGTGGAGGACCGGCAGCGGGCGCGAGCCCAGCAGCTGCTCCGCCGACTGGGTGAGAAGCTCGACATCGTGGAAGAGGGGGAGGCTCCCAACGAGGAGCAGCTCGCTCAGATCCGCGCTCGGGTCCACGCGCAGATCGGCTCGGCCGACTCGCGGCTCATCCGCCTGACGTTCGAGGACTCCGCCGACGTCGCGCAGCTCGACCGGGACATGGTCAACAGCTTCGGCGACCTCCGCGAGGAGGGCCGCGAGGGCTCGAGCGTCAGCCTCCTCCTGCAAGAGGAGAGCATCGACGAGCTCCGCACCGTCGCGGTCGCGCAGGCGCAGGAGACCATCAAGAACCGGATCGCCGAGCTGGGCATCAGCGAGGCGAACGTCCGCGCACGTGACATCGACATCATCGTCGAGGTCCCGGGCGCCGACGACGTGCAGTTCGACCGGATCCGCGAGATCATCGGTCAGACCGCGCGCCTCGAGTTCAAGATCGTCGACGACGGCAACTCGTGGGTCACCGAGCTGGGCGGGCAGCTGCCGGAAGGCATCTCCATCAGCGCGGAGACCGTCAGCGCGGGCGAGTCTCGCCCCGCCGTGCAGAGCCCGTACCTCCTCGCGGAGGGGCCGGGCGCCTGCCCGGACGGCGTCGAGCCGGACGCTCCCGAGGGGCAGTGCACGGGGCGCACCCGCCTGCGCGCCTTCGTCGAGAGCGTCGACGCGAGCGTGCCGGAGGGACGCTCGCTCGCGCTCGGCCGCGCGAGCACCGACGAGGAGCTGCAGCCCGAAGAGGAGCCGGACGCCTGGCGCACCTACCTCCTCTACGAGCAGCCCCCGAACGGCTCCGACCCGGTGGGCGGTGAGCACCTCGACGACGCGAGCGTGGGCAACGACCCGCAGAGCGGTCAGCCGCTCGTGCTCTTCTCGATGAAGCCCGACGGCGCCCGGCTCATGCAGGACATGACCGGCAACAACATCAAGCGGCGCATGGCGGTCGTGCTCGACGACGAGGTCGCGAGCGCGCCCACCATCCAGAGCCGCATCGGCGCGAGCGG
The Sandaracinaceae bacterium genome window above contains:
- the yajC gene encoding preprotein translocase subunit YajC, whose product is MLLTILEFLWWLQPAASSGGGGGGGGGGGGGGAASGLGANGCAMNAGLFALVMVFFYFFLIRPEQKRRKEHEEMLSAIVKGTEVRTTGGLLGTVVTVGDDHVILQIADKTRVNVLRSNIQTVESLRQAEAAKGGGKSKDEKDGSKEEARD
- the secD gene encoding protein translocase subunit SecD — translated: MDRGWYFRFGLVLVALVGSWFVMWPTLHHNGWLEAPDWVIDNVDHRITPGLDIQGGLRLMYTVDMDAAVEDRQRARAQQLLRRLGEKLDIVEEGEAPNEEQLAQIRARVHAQIGSADSRLIRLTFEDSADVAQLDRDMVNSFGDLREEGREGSSVSLLLQEESIDELRTVAVAQAQETIKNRIAELGISEANVRARDIDIIVEVPGADDVQFDRIREIIGQTARLEFKIVDDGNSWVTELGGQLPEGISISAETVSAGESRPAVQSPYLLAEGPGACPDGVEPDAPEGQCTGRTRLRAFVESVDASVPEGRSLALGRASTDEELQPEEEPDAWRTYLLYEQPPNGSDPVGGEHLDDASVGNDPQSGQPLVLFSMKPDGARLMQDMTGNNIKRRMAVVLDDEVASAPTIQSRIGASGQITLGGFRDYNSLLNEANDLVIVLRAGALPAPIIPQNEQLIGPTLGRDSVIRGAEGALIGICLVLLFMGIYYQVAGVVADVMVVLNLVFLLSIMAFFNNDLTLPGIAGIALTVGMAVDANVLITERMREELRMGKSARAAVDQGFRRAFWSIFDSQLTTFIAGVVLFQYGSPEIQGFAKTLMIGIVTSLFTGVFCSKVMFDWLVRGLRIQRLRVG